The Arthrobacter sp. OAP107 DNA segment GCACGTTCGAAGACCGTGGGGAACGGTTGCCACTTCTGCGGGTCAACGGCGGCATCCCAGTTGCCCAGCATGTTGACCACCTTGTCCTGGTCCGGATCCAGGACGTCATATCCCACCAGTCCGTGCTGGCCGGGAGCGAGGCCCGTGCCCAGACTGGCGAGCGACGCGGCGGTTGTGGACGGAAACGCGGAATCCAGCCACACGGGCACGGCCGCCTGCCCCTGCTGCAGGACGCCGCGGAGGAAGGGGGTGTGAGCCGTCTTCTGCTTGAGCAGGCCGCGTCCCAGCCCGTCGGCCAGGACCACGCACACGCGCTTGGCCTGTGGGAGGCCCAGGACGTTCTCGAAGCCCGGCACGCCGAGGCTGGCGGCCGCGCTGCCCAGCACCTCGGCCACGGAGCCGCGGCCGTAGGCCGGTGCGGCTGGCAGGCCGCTAACGGCGGGCCCGGGTTTCGTAGCAGTTCTTGCGGAGTCTGAAGAATCGTTTGGCTGTTCCTGCATCTCAGCGCTTGTGCCCGCGGCTGAGCCGGTTGGCAAAAACGCCCATGCGGGGACGCGGATGGGTGGCGGACGGCGCATGCCGCGCAGGCGCGGGCGATCCGGTGTTCACCGCGCGCAGGGCACGGGCGAAAAGCTTGGCATCCTGGACCGCCTGCAGACCGTCCGCTTCGGCGCTGATCCGCAGGACGATGTCCTCCTGGGCGATCGTGCCGCTGTAGCCGTGGTCCGCCTCGCACTGCGGGTCGCCGCAGCTTGCCGGCCCCATGTCCAGGCGCTGGCCGCCGGACCAGGCAATGGAGAGGGTGACCTCGCGGACCGGGTCCGAGGGCTTGTAGTTTTGCGGCTGGGCGTACATGTAGCTCAGGACCACCGAACGGATCTGCGCGACGGGAACGGATTCGGTGGAGATCTGCGCCACGATCTGTTCGCCGGCCTCGTCGAGCTGCTGGTCGTCCACATGCGTGATCACCAGCATGTCCTCGGTGAGGACCAGGACGGTGATGTGCCGGCGGACCTCGGCGCGGTCGAAGTGCGTCTCGAGGTGGACCAGGTGTGCGAGGCAGTCCCGGCCGTCCAGGGCGTCGTCCACCACGTCGGCCACCAGCAGCGGGTAAAAGCCGGCCTGCTGCAGGGCGCCTTCGAGGCTCTGGCCCTGCACGCTGTGGTTGTGCGAGCTGTGGTGGAAGGCCTGCGGGCTGTGGTCGGGCGCTTGAGGCTTCGAGGTGGGAGGCTGGGAGCTCATTTCCCCATTTTCACAGATCGGTGTGGCACACGCTAACCAATAGGCCGGCATCGCCTGCCATGCCGCTGCGCCCGGAGCCTAGCTCCGCATGGCCCGCCGCGCGCTGTCGGTGCGCTGCGCCGCGTTCCCGATCCGCACATCAGCCGCGAGGATAAACGCCCCCTGCGGCGTGGCGAGGACCGGGTTGAACTCCACCAGGGCGATCTCCGGGTGCGCGTCCTTGAGCCGTGCCAGCCGCGCGGCCACGTCCTCGAGGGCAGAAACATCGACGGCGGGCAGCCCCTGGTAGCCGAACAGCTTCCGCGACGCGCGCGGGCTGCGGATGAGGTCGCGAAGGTCCGCGCCGGAGAGCGGCGGCGCCCGGTGCGCCCAGTCGTCCAGCAGGTTGACGGCGTCGCCGGCCAGTCCGAAGGACACGACGGGTCCCAGCAGGGGGTCCTCAATGGCGCGCAGGGTGCAGGCCTGGCCCACCGGGGCCATGGTCTGGACCTCCAGCGAGGCAAAGCCGTAGGGCTCCAGCGCCCGGCGCATCTGGCGGATGTTCAGCCGGAGGGAATCCGCGTCCTGGATGTCCAGCCGCACCCCGCCGAGGTCCAGCCGGTGCCGCAGCGTCGGATCGGTGGTCTTCAGGGCCACCGGCCAGCCCAGCCTGCCGGCTGCCGCCACGGCTTGCTCCTCTGTGTCGAAGCCTTCCGAGGGCATGACCCTGATTCCGTAGTGCGCCAGCAGCCGCGCTGCGTCTTCGGGCTCGAGCTGCTTGAGCTGCTCGCCGCGGACGTCGGCCAGCAGGTTTTCGAGGTCGGCGTGTGCGGCGTCGGGGTCGCACCCGTCGGGATCCAGGAAGAGGCCCTGGTCCCGTTCCGCCCACTCGGCGTACCGCACCACGGCGGACAGTGCGGCGACGGCCGCCCCGGGGTTCGAGTAGCAGGGCACCGGGGCCGCGCCGGGGCCCTCCCCCACCATGCCTTCCACGTAGACCGACGGATCGAGGATGCCGGTGAAGGCCGCCACCACCGGTTTCCCGGCAGCGGCGGAGGCTTCTGCGAGCGCCCCGGCAATCTTCTCCACGGTCAGTCCGCGGGCCGGAAGGAAGGCAACCACGGCCGCGTGGACCGCCTCCTTGGCCAGCACCTCGCGGAGCCGCTCCCGCAGGGCCGGCAGGGCACGGGACAGGCCGGCGTCCAGGTCCAGCCCGGTCACGAGTTCCTCAACGCCCAGGCCGTGCGACACGGCGCTGTCAGCCACCACCTTCCCCATCGCCCCGGAGTTGCTGAAAACCGCCACGCCGGCACCCTTGGGAAGCGGCTGGGCGGACACTATCTGGGCCACGTCCATAAGCTCTTCGATGGTCTCCACCCGGATGACGCCGGACTGGCGCATCATCGAGTCCAGCGCATCAGCAGGAGCCTGGGTGGTGCGCACGGCATGCCCGGGCGGCAGCTGCAGGCCCATGGTGGTGGACTTCGCCACGATTACCGGCTTGGTCCGCGCGAGCCGCCGGGCGATGCGCGAGAATTTACGCGGGTTGCCGATCGACTCCAGATACAGGCCCACGGCGGTGGTGCCGGCGTCGTCCTCCCAGAACTGCATCATGTCGTTGCCGGACACGTCGGCCCGGTTCCCAGCCGACAGGAAGGTGGAGATGCCGGCGCAGCGCCGGCTGGACGCCGCATACAGCGCCACCCCGATCGCCGCGGACTGGCTGAACAGCCCCAGGCCGCCGGCGCGGGCCAGGCTGGGCGCCATGGAGGCGTTCAGCGACACCGCGGCGTTGGTGTTCACGATGCCCAGCGAGGCCGGGCCGATGACGCGCATCCCGTTGGCCCGCGCCTGCCGCACCAGCTCGCGCTGCCGGGCGAGGCCGCGCTCCCCGTCCTCGGTGAATCCGGCCGACGCCACCAGGACGCCCTTCACGCCGGCGGCCGCGCACTCATCCACCACCTTGGGGACTTCCTCGTAAGGCACCGCCACAATAGCCAGCTGCACCGGCCCGGGCACCTCGGACAGCTTGCCGAAGGACAGCATGCCGGCCAGCTCAAAGGCTTCGGGGTTGATGGCATAGACGGGACCGGTGAAGCCGCCTTCGATGATGTGTTCCAGCAGCTGGTACCCCACCGTCCCCCACCGCCGGCTCGCGCCGATCACCGCCACCGACGACGGCGCCAGCAGGTCCTGCACGCTCCTCGCCTCCGCGCGGTGCTCCCGGGCTTCCATCACCGCACGCGATTTGTCCGTGGGGTCGATGTTGAACTCAAGGCTCACCACGCCGTCGTCGAAATGGCGTTTGACATCGTACCCGGCGTCGGAGAAGACCATGAGCATCTTGCGGTTCTCGGGCAGGACCTCGGCGCTGAACCTGCGGATCCCGTTTTCGCGGGCGGCCGCCGCGAGGTGCTCCAGCAGGATCGAGCCGATGCCGCGGCCCTGGTGCGCGTCGGCGATGTTGAAGGCCACCTCGGCTTCGGCGGGATCGTCCAGCCGGTCGTAACGGCCGATGCCGATGATGTCTCCGCCGATGGTGATCACGAAGGCGACCCGGTCCCGGTAGTCCACCTCGGTGAAACGCTTGAGTTCGCGGCTGGAGAGCCGCTCCTTGAAGGCGAAGAACCGCATGTAGATGGAGTCCTGCGACTGCCGGGTGTGGAAGGTCTGCACGGCGTCCGCGTCGGCGGGATGGATGGGCCGCAAATGCGCTGTGCCGCCGTCCCGCAGAACGACATCGGCCTCCCAATATTCCGGATATTCGCCGTCCCCGGGCTGATCCACCATAGGCTTAGCCTAGCCAAACCTCCCGAAGTGCACCCCAAAAAGGATCCACCAGCCCCATGGCACGCCGCCAAACACGCACCCCCGCAGGGGAAACAGTCCAGGACTACACCGAAAACATCGTTGACATCGACGTGACTTCCGAGATGGAAGGCTCCTTCCTGGAGTACGCGTACTCGGTCATCTACTCCCGGGCCCTGCCCGACGCCCGCGACGGCCTGAAGCCCGTCCAGCGCCGCATCCTCTACATGATGAGCGACATGGGCCTCCGCCCGGACCGGGGCCACGTCAAGAGCGCCCGTGTGGTGGGCGAGGTCATGGGCAAGCTTCACCCGCACGGCGACACCGCCATCTACGACGCCATGGTGCGCATGGCCCAGGACTTCTCGCTCCGGCTCCCCCTGATCGACGGCCATGGCAACTTCGGCTCCCTCGACGACGGCCCGGCGGCACCGCGGTACACCGAGGCCCGCCTGGCGGCGGCTGCACTCAGCATGACGGACCACCTCGACGAGAACGTGGTGGACTTCGTCCCCAACTACGACAACCAGCTCACCCAGCCGGAGGTCCTCCCGGCGGCGTTCCCCAACCTGCTGGTCAACGGCACCACCGGCATCGCGGTGGGCATGGCCACGAACATGGCGCCGCACAACCTGGTGGAAGTCATCGCAGCCGCCCGGCACCTCATCGCCAACCCGGACGCCACGCTGGAAGACATCATGCGTTTTGTCCCCGGCCCCGACCTGCCCACCGGCGGGCGCATCGTGGGCCTGGACGGCATCCGGGACGCCTACGCCACGGGCCGCGGCTCCTTCAAGACCCGCGCCAAGGTGGAGGCGGAGCAGCTCTCCGCCCGCCGGACCGGCCTCGTGGTCACCGAGCTGCCGTACATGGTGGGCCCGGAAAAGGTGATCGAGAAGATCAAGGACGCCGTCAACAGCAAGAAGCTGGCTGGCATCAGCGACGTCGTGGACCTGACCGACCGCAAGCACGGCCTGCGGCTGGTCATCGAGCTGAAGAACGGCTTCAACCCGAACGCCGTGCTCCAGCAGCTCTACCGCTACTCGCCGATGGAGGATTCCTTCGGCATCAACAACGTCACCCTCGTCGAGGGGCAGCCGCAGACGCTGGGCCTGCTGCAGCTGCTCACCGTTTATGTGGACCACCGCATCTCGGTGGTGCGTCGCCGGACCGTGTTCCGGCTTGGCAAGAAGAAGGACCGCCTCCACCTGGTGGAAGGCCTGCTCGTCGCCATCGTGGACATCGACGAGGTCATCCAGATCATCCGGTCCTCGGACGAGGCCTCCGCGGCCCGCGAGCGGCTGATGTCCATCTACGACCTCTCCGAGATCCAGGCCAACTACATCCTCGAGCTCCGGCTCCGCCAGCTGACCAAGTACAGCAGGATCGAGCTGGAGAAGGAGCAGGACGAGCTCCGCAAGGAGATCGCCGAACTGGAGGCCATCCTCGAATCCGATCAGCTGCTGCGGGAGCTGGTGTCCGGCGAACTCGGCGAGATCGCGGAGAAGTACGGCACACCGCGGCGGACGGTGCTGCTGGAATCCGAGGCCGTGGCCCCGACGGTGGCCAGCGCCGCCGGAGTCGAGGGCAAGGCAGGGGTCAAGGGCAAGCCCGCGCCGCTGGCCCTCGAGATTGCCGACGACCCATGCTGGGCGATCCTCACAGCCTCCGGCCAGATTGCCCGGACCACCAACCAGGACAGCCTGGCCGAGACAGGGCCGCGCTCCAAGCACGACGTGATCCGCTCGGTGATCAAGACGTCGGCGCGGGGCGAGATTGCCGCCGTCACCTCCCAGGGGCGCATGCTCCGGATCCAAGTGATGGACATGCCCGTCCTCCCGCCGGTCTCCGGGCTGCCGAACCTGGCCGGCGGCGTTCCGGCCACGGACTTCATCACACTCCTTAAGGGCGAGTCCCTCGTGGCGTTCGCTCCGCTCGACGAGGTGCTCGCGATCGGCACGGCCCAGGGCGTGGTCAAACGGGTACAGCCCGACTACCCCCTGAACCGCGAGGACTGGGACGTGATCACGCTGAAGGACAAGGACACCGTGGTGGGTGTGGCGCCGGCAGGGTCCGAGGACGCCGACCTGGTGTTCCTGACGCGGCAGGCACAGCTGCTGCGCTTCAGCGCCGCCGGTGTCCGGCCGCAGGGCCGCACCGCAGGTGGCATGGCAGGCATCAAGCTCGCCGCCGGCGATCAGGTGGTGTTCTTCGGCGCGGTCGCCCCCGGCGACGAGGCCGCCGTCGTCGTTACCATTTCCGGCACGGAAGGTGCCCTGCCGGGCACCGCCCCCGGGGCCGCCAAAGTGACGGCCTTCGCCGAATACCCGGCCAAGGGGCGGGCCACCGCCGGGGTCCGGGCGCACAGGTTCCTGAAGGGCGAGGACACGCTGCTGCTGGCGTGGGCCGGCCATGGTCCGGCCAAGGCGTCGTCGTCGGCAGGGGTGGCCCGCTCGCTGCCCCAGGAGCACGGCCGGCGCGACGGTTCGGGCATTCCGCTCTCGCAGGCGGTGGACGTGATCGGCCCGAGCATGGCCTGGCCGGAATCCGCCTAGACTACTGCCATGCCTATCGTTCCGGATGAAAAGGACTGGACCTGGGTCCTGTCCCGCCCCTGCACCCAGTGCGGCTTCGACGCGTCAGCCGTCACGCCGTCAACGGTTCCCGGCAGCGTCGAAAACATGCTGCCCCGATGGCGGGCCGTGCTCCGGCGGCCCGACGCGACCGAGCGGCCGGACAGCAGCACCTGGTCCGCGCTGGAGTACGCCTGCCATGTCCGGGACGTGTTCAGCCTCTTCGACCGGCGCCTCAACCTGATGCTCACCGAGGACGACGCGAAGTTCGAGAACTGGGACCAGGACCAGACGGCGGTTGACAGCGACTACGCTAACGCCGACCCCGCCGTGGTGAGCGCCGAGCTCACTACGGAGGGCGAACAGGTGGCAGCCTCCTTCGCCAGGGTGCAGGAGTCGCAGTGGGGCCGGACCGGGCTGCGCAGCAACGGCTCGGAGTTCACTGTCCTGACGCTCGCGCAGTATTTCCTTCACGACGTCGTCCACCACCTGGCGGACGTGGACGGCTGACGTCTCACCTCCGCCGCGGCTACTACAGGACCTTGTCCCAGGCCCGGCTCGTGTTGACCGGGGCGTAGCCCATCTTGCGGTACAGCGCCATGGCGCCGGTGGGGTTCTCGGAGTCCACATCCAATGACGCCTTGTCCATGCCCGCGGCGGCGAAACGCCGCATGGCATCGGCGAGGAGCGCCTGCGCGATGCCGCGCCCGCGGAATTCCCGGCGGACGCCCAGCAGGTCCGTGTAGCCCTCGGTGAACCCGCGGGTCACGGCGGTCTCCGGATCGTGGCTGGCCAGCTGGTAACCGACCACCTCACCTGTGCTGATCGCCAACACGACGGCGCTAAGATCCGGCCGGGCCAGGGGGTCGTTGACCACGAACCCCCAGGCCTCCTCATCCCTCGGTTCGCTGCCCCAGTGGTCGGCGAAGACCTGGTTATGGGCCAGGCGCACGGCTTCGCTCAGGCCGGATTCCATCGGCACCAGTTCCAGGCCATGGTCGAGGGGTGCCTCGGGCAGCGGAGCGGACAGCGGGCGGTGCATCTCGTTGTAGTAGCGGACCACCTGATACCCGGACTCCTCCAATAGGGCGCACTGGTGCTGCTGCTTCTGCTCAATGAAGATCCGCAGCCGTGGGACGGGCGCTGCACGGTCCGGGCTTTCGCTGCCTGAACCGCTGCCTGAACCCCTGCCTGAACCCGCACCGGAATCCTCCGCGAACCGCTGCCGGGTCCGCGCCTCCAGCCAGGACAGGAGGGCTGAGCCCACTCCGCGGCGCTGCCACTGCGGGTCCACGGCACAGAAGCCGTGCGCCTTTGCCCCGTCCCTGTTCTTGGTGAGACGGGCGTACCCCCGGGGAACGCCGTCGGCATCCAGACCAAGCACGGTGTTGGACCCCACCGGGTTGTTCTTGGACTCCATGATCTGTTCCAGGTCCGCCCGCCGCTCGAACCACACCGGCCGCTCAGCGGCAGCGGTCCGGGCGATCAGCGCGGCCCAGGAGTCGAGGTCCCCTTCCCCTATGGGCCGCCACCGCAGGTCCGGAAAGTCCACCGCCGGCGCATGATTGTGCGTCATGGCAACAGGCTAGCCGTCCGGTAGATCGGCAGGAAGCCGTACGCTGGCCATGACCGGGTGCGTTTCCAGACCTAGAAAGGCCGCTGATGCTCATTCTCTTCGGATTCAAGACGGTTCAGAAACTGCTGCCGGGCAGGTCGGCGACCTGCCAGTATTGCCGTGTGTTCGCCCATCAGCACGTTGAGGAGCGTGCCACCAGGTTCACGCTGTTCTTCGTTCCTGTCTTCACGACCTCCCGCTCCTACCGGATCACCTGCTCGAACTGCGGCGCCTCGTCGGTGGTCAACGGCCGCCAGAAGCGCGCGCTCGTGGGCTAGGCCGGTGCACCGGGGCTGATCCTGCCGCCCGAAGAGGCTTTCCGGCCCTCGGTTCAGGCCAGTCCCATGGTCAAATAGGAGGGTTAGACCGGCTGTCCGAGTCCGACCGCGGCCTCGGCCATAGGGAAGGAAGCAGATGAGCGATCACGAGGAACGTCCCCCGATCCCCACACCTGGAAGCGCCCAGGGCCTGGACCGAAAGGTTGCCGACGGGTGCCCGGTCGCCCATGACAGCGTGACGTCGCACGGCAGCGAAAGCGAAAATCCGGCGATCGACTCGCCGCAGCCCAAGGCGCACCGGCCGCGGAGCGTCACGGACTGGTGGCCAAACCAGCTCGACCTCTCCGTGCTTCATGCCAACCATCCGGCGGGCAACCCGCTCAGTCCCGGGTTCAGTTACCGCGAGGAGTTCCAGAAGCTCGACGTCGAGGCGCTCAAGCAGGACATCGTACAGGTCCTGACCACGTCCCAGGACTGGTGGCCCGCGGATTTCGGCCACTATGGCGGCCTGATGATCCGGTTGAGCTGGCATGCCGCCGGTACCTACCGTGTCCACGACGGCCGCGGCGGTGCGGGCGACGGCACCCAGCGGTTCGCGCCGCTCAACAGCTGGCCGGACAACGCAAACCTGGACAAGGCCCGGCGACTGCTGTGGCCCGTGAAGCAGAAGTACGGCCAAAAGCTCTCCTGGGCGGACCTGATCGTCCTCGCCGGCAACGTCGCCCTTGAGTCGATGGGATTCACGACTTTCGGCTTCGCCTTTGGCCGCGAGGACGTGTGGGAGCCCGAGGAGATCTTCTGGGGTCCGGAGGACACATGGCTCGGCGATGAGCGCTACATCGGCGAGGGCCGGATGGCCGAGGAGGTCGGCTCCACGGAGATGGGCCTGATCTACGTCAATCCCGAGGGACCCATGGGGAATCCTGATCCCAAGCTCGCCGCAGCATTCATCCGGGAGACCTTCAAGCGGATGGCGATGAACGATGAGGAAACCGTGGCCCTGATCGCCGGCGGCCACACGTTCGGCAAGACCCACGGCGCCAGTGACGCCGATGCTCACGTCGGCCCCGAGCCGGAGGCGGCGAACCTTGAGGCACAGGGCCTGGGCTGGCTGAGCACCTACGGGAGCGGCAAAGGGCCGGACACGATCACCTCTGGCCTCGAGGTGACCTGGACGGACCGGCCCACGGAGTGGACCAACCGCTTCTTCGAGATCCTGTTCGAACACGAGTGGGAGCTCGTCAAGAGTCCCGCCGGCGCCCATCAGTGGGTCGCCAAAGATGCCCCCGAGAACATCCCGGATGCCCACGACCCGGACAGGAAACACCGTCCGACGATGCTCACCACGGACCTCTCTCTGCGCTTCGACCCTGCCTATGAGAAGATCTCACGGCGTTTCCTGGAAAATCCGGACGAGTTCGCGCTCGCTTTCGCCAAGGCCTGGTACAAGCTGCTGCACCGCGACATGGGTCCCGTCGGCCCCCACCTGCTCGGCCCGTGGGTCCCCGAACCGCAGCTCTGGCAAGACCCCATTCCCGCAGCCGAGCACGGGCTGATCGACGAGCAGGACATCGCCTCGCTCAAGGAACAGCTCCTTGACTCAGGCCTGTCCGTCTCGCAGTTGGCCAGCACGGCGTGGGCCGCGGCCTCCACGTTCCGCAAGACGGACAGACGCGGCGGAGCCAACGGGGCACGGATCCGGCTGGAGCCCCAGCGCGGCTGGGAGGTCAACGAGCCTGAGCAGCTGGCGACTGCGCTGCAGGCGATCGAGACGGTGCAACAGCAGTTCCACTCTGCCCAGAACGGGGACAGGAAGGTATCCCTGGCGGACCTGATCGTCCTCGGCGGCTGCGCGGCCGTGGAGAAGGCGGCAAAGGATGCCGGCTTCACCGTAACCGTGCCCTTCAGGCCCGGCCGCACTGACGCAGCACAGGAGCAGACCGACGTCGAGTCTTTCGAGTACCTGCAGCCCCGCGCAGACGGGTTCCGTAATTATGTGCGCGCCGGCGGCAAGCTCCAGCCGGAGACGCTCCTGCTCGACAAAGCGTACCTGCTGGGCCTCTCCGCGCCGGAGATGACGGCGCTCGTCGGCGGCATGCGTGCCCTGGGCACCAACGTCGGCGGTTCCTCCCACGGCGTCCTGACCGACAGCCCGCAGGTCCTGACGAACGACTTCTTCGTCAACCTGCTCTCCCCCGGCACCCGGTGGAAGGCATCGGAGGATGAAGAGAACGTCTACGAGATCAGCGACGTCGCCACCGGTGAACTGAAGTGGACCGCCACACCCGTCGACCTGGTGTTCGGATCCAACTCCCAGCTCCGGGCGCTGGCCGAGGTCTACGCCAGCGACGACGCCAAAGAGAAGTTTGTCAATGACTTCGTGGCGGCCTGGGTGAAGGTCATGGAACTCGACCGCTTCGACCTGCGCTGACCGGAGAACCTGGACTGGCCGGGGCATCCGGGCCGGCGCTGCTGCGGCCGGCCCGGATGCTACACCGGCCGGCCGGACGCCATCACGGCAGCTGCGACGGGCAGCTGTTCGGGCCGGTGTTCGGGCCCAAGGTCCAGGATCGTATCGTCGGGGCTGATGTCGGCCGGGTTGTGGGTCACCAGCACCACGGTCCGCGACGCGAGTCCGGCGCGCAGGTCGGCGATCAGCGCCCGGCCTGATTCGGCGTCGAGGTGGGCCGTGGGCTCGTCCAGGAGGATCACATCGGCCTGCGTCATGAGGGTGCGCGCTACTGCGAGCCGCTGCCGCTCACCACCGCTGAGGAACGCTCCGCCGGGTCCGATTCGGGTATCCAGGCCATCTTCCAGCCGTGCCAGCAGGGGCGTCAGGCCAACCGCGGTCAGTGCTTCCCGCATCGCCTGCTCGGTCTCTGCTGACTGCCCGGCGCCGGGTTCCTGCCGCGGGCTGCCGAGCAGCAGGTTGCCGCGGACGGTCGAATCGAAGAGGTGGGCCTCCTGCGGGCACCACGCCGCGGTGCCCGTCACCGCGATGCGGCCTGCCCGGGCAGGAAGGAAGCCCAGCATCACTGCCAGCAGCGTGGACTTGCCTGCACCAGACTGTCCGGTGACCGCCAGCCAGCGCCCGGGCTCAGCCACGGCCGACAGACCGCTGAAGACGGTAGCGCCCCCTGGCCATGCGGCCGACAGCCCGTCCATTTCGACGCCCGGCTGCCCGAGCTCCCGGAAGTCCGGCCGGGAAGGCTGCCCGGAATCCTTGCCATAAGCGGGTTCCTTGTCGTCGCCGCTGCACAATCCGCCCGGGTCCAGGACGCCGGACTCACCGATGCGGCGCAGGACCGCACGCAGCGCCGGAAACTGCCGGACCGCCGTCGTCATGGCCCCAAAGGGTTCGGCGAGCGCCAGCTGCAGAAGGACCACGACGCCGACGGTGGTCGCCGGAAGCGATCCGGCCTGCACCTGTGGAGCGGCCAGCACGGCACTGTAGAGGGCGGCGGCGCCGCAGGCGGCCACGGTGAGTGCCTGGCCGAGCCCTTCAGCCCAGGCCGAACGCCGTGCCGCGCCGGTGGCGTCACGGTCCAGAGCACGGATGCCATCCAGAACCGGGTCCTTGGCTCCGTTCGCGTGCAGATCCGCCCTGGCGTCGAGGGCCGCGGCGACCTGCCGGAGGACCCCGGACCGCAGCCGCTGCTCGGCCTGTGCCGACATCCGGTCGGCGAGCAGGGCCGCGGCGGGCGCCGCCAGCAGGCTTACCAGGGCTGCGGCGAGCAATGCCGGCAGTGCCGCCGGAAGCAGCCAAGCCACCGTACCGGCAGCAGCCGCGGCCACCGCCACCGCGGTAACCGGCGGCAGCACCACCCGCGGGAGCAGGTCCCGGACGGTGTCAACATCCTCGATGACGGCGCCCAGCACATTGCCGCCCTGCAGCAGCCGGCGCAGGGACAACGCCCGCTGGCTCAGGGACGCCCAGAGGCCGCCGCGGAGCTTCGTCAGGGAGGCAAACACAGCTTCGTGCAGGAGGAGCCGTTCCCAGTAGCGCAGAACGGCGCGGCCGATGCCGAAGAACCGGACGCCCACGATGGCTGTCAGGAGGTACATGATGGGCGGCTGCTCGCTGGCGCGCAGGATGAGCCATCCGGACAATCCGGAAAGCGCGACGGCGAAGAGCGCAGCAAGGGCGCCGACGAACCCTGAAGCGGCGAACCGTCCGCGGACGGGCGCCAGCAGCCGGGCGAGCATCCCGGCGGTGCGGCCTGGGCCGGCCTGGGCCTCGTCCGATGTGCCGCCGGCCGTCGCGCCGGGAACGGCAGCGCTGGCCGAAGCGGGGACATCGGCGGAACTTCCAGTGCTTGACTCTACAGAGGCCGAAGGTACTCCAGCGGCCACAGCTCCGCGTCCGGACAGCGGCACGGTCCTGTCAGCGAGTTCCCTCGTCTGGCGGTCGTGGGCCACCAGGATGACGGTGGCGCGGCCCCGCAGCGATCGGATTGCCTCGTGAACCCGGTTCGCCGAGTCCCGGTCGAGGTGGGCGGTGGGCTCGTCCAGGAGCAACACCGTGGCGCCGGCCTCGATACGGGCCAGGCCGCGGGCAAGGGCAACCCGGCGTAACTCGCCCGGGCTCAGTTCGGCCGGATGCTTGTCCGCCAGATGGTCTGCGCCGACGGCCGCCAGGCATCGCCGCACTCCCCCGGCATATACTTCATCGACCCCGGAAGCTGCACTACTGGCTGCTTCGGCACGGATCACCGCACTGCCCGCAGTCAGGTACAGCAGCACCTCCCCGCGCACGGTGTCCGCCACCATCACGGGGTGCTGCGGGACCCAGGCCACATCGCCCGCCGCGAATCCCTGAAGAGTTCCGGATACAGCGGTGCCGGCGCCGGTTCCGAGCGTGCCGGCGAGAACTCCCAGCACGGTGCTCTTGCCCGCCCCGCTGGGACCATCCAGCGCTGTGACCAGTCCGGCCGGCGCCGAAAAGCTGAGAGGGCCGACGGCGGGACCCTGCCTTCCCGGATAACTCACGGTCAGGTCGCGGACAGTCACGCCTGGGGGCTGTTCACCATCCGAAGCCGGATCCGGCACGAGCCGCCGGGGCTCCGGCGCCTCCAGCACCGCCGTCGTTTCGGCAAGTGCTGCCCGGCCGTCGTCGCTCGCGTGGTGGGCGGTTCCCAGCTCACGGAGCGGAAGGTAGCAGTCGGGGGCGAGGATGAGCGCCAGCAGCCCGGCCTCCAGCGCCAT contains these protein-coding regions:
- a CDS encoding GNAT family N-acetyltransferase codes for the protein MVDQPGDGEYPEYWEADVVLRDGGTAHLRPIHPADADAVQTFHTRQSQDSIYMRFFAFKERLSSRELKRFTEVDYRDRVAFVITIGGDIIGIGRYDRLDDPAEAEVAFNIADAHQGRGIGSILLEHLAAAARENGIRRFSAEVLPENRKMLMVFSDAGYDVKRHFDDGVVSLEFNIDPTDKSRAVMEAREHRAEARSVQDLLAPSSVAVIGASRRWGTVGYQLLEHIIEGGFTGPVYAINPEAFELAGMLSFGKLSEVPGPVQLAIVAVPYEEVPKVVDECAAAGVKGVLVASAGFTEDGERGLARQRELVRQARANGMRVIGPASLGIVNTNAAVSLNASMAPSLARAGGLGLFSQSAAIGVALYAASSRRCAGISTFLSAGNRADVSGNDMMQFWEDDAGTTAVGLYLESIGNPRKFSRIARRLARTKPVIVAKSTTMGLQLPPGHAVRTTQAPADALDSMMRQSGVIRVETIEELMDVAQIVSAQPLPKGAGVAVFSNSGAMGKVVADSAVSHGLGVEELVTGLDLDAGLSRALPALRERLREVLAKEAVHAAVVAFLPARGLTVEKIAGALAEASAAAGKPVVAAFTGILDPSVYVEGMVGEGPGAAPVPCYSNPGAAVAALSAVVRYAEWAERDQGLFLDPDGCDPDAAHADLENLLADVRGEQLKQLEPEDAARLLAHYGIRVMPSEGFDTEEQAVAAAGRLGWPVALKTTDPTLRHRLDLGGVRLDIQDADSLRLNIRQMRRALEPYGFASLEVQTMAPVGQACTLRAIEDPLLGPVVSFGLAGDAVNLLDDWAHRAPPLSGADLRDLIRSPRASRKLFGYQGLPAVDVSALEDVAARLARLKDAHPEIALVEFNPVLATPQGAFILAADVRIGNAAQRTDSARRAMRS
- a CDS encoding DinB family protein, which produces MPIVPDEKDWTWVLSRPCTQCGFDASAVTPSTVPGSVENMLPRWRAVLRRPDATERPDSSTWSALEYACHVRDVFSLFDRRLNLMLTEDDAKFENWDQDQTAVDSDYANADPAVVSAELTTEGEQVAASFARVQESQWGRTGLRSNGSEFTVLTLAQYFLHDVVHHLADVDG
- a CDS encoding DNA topoisomerase IV subunit A, encoding MARRQTRTPAGETVQDYTENIVDIDVTSEMEGSFLEYAYSVIYSRALPDARDGLKPVQRRILYMMSDMGLRPDRGHVKSARVVGEVMGKLHPHGDTAIYDAMVRMAQDFSLRLPLIDGHGNFGSLDDGPAAPRYTEARLAAAALSMTDHLDENVVDFVPNYDNQLTQPEVLPAAFPNLLVNGTTGIAVGMATNMAPHNLVEVIAAARHLIANPDATLEDIMRFVPGPDLPTGGRIVGLDGIRDAYATGRGSFKTRAKVEAEQLSARRTGLVVTELPYMVGPEKVIEKIKDAVNSKKLAGISDVVDLTDRKHGLRLVIELKNGFNPNAVLQQLYRYSPMEDSFGINNVTLVEGQPQTLGLLQLLTVYVDHRISVVRRRTVFRLGKKKDRLHLVEGLLVAIVDIDEVIQIIRSSDEASAARERLMSIYDLSEIQANYILELRLRQLTKYSRIELEKEQDELRKEIAELEAILESDQLLRELVSGELGEIAEKYGTPRRTVLLESEAVAPTVASAAGVEGKAGVKGKPAPLALEIADDPCWAILTASGQIARTTNQDSLAETGPRSKHDVIRSVIKTSARGEIAAVTSQGRMLRIQVMDMPVLPPVSGLPNLAGGVPATDFITLLKGESLVAFAPLDEVLAIGTAQGVVKRVQPDYPLNREDWDVITLKDKDTVVGVAPAGSEDADLVFLTRQAQLLRFSAAGVRPQGRTAGGMAGIKLAAGDQVVFFGAVAPGDEAAVVVTISGTEGALPGTAPGAAKVTAFAEYPAKGRATAGVRAHRFLKGEDTLLLAWAGHGPAKASSSAGVARSLPQEHGRRDGSGIPLSQAVDVIGPSMAWPESA
- a CDS encoding DUF5998 family protein, with product MSSQPPTSKPQAPDHSPQAFHHSSHNHSVQGQSLEGALQQAGFYPLLVADVVDDALDGRDCLAHLVHLETHFDRAEVRRHITVLVLTEDMLVITHVDDQQLDEAGEQIVAQISTESVPVAQIRSVVLSYMYAQPQNYKPSDPVREVTLSIAWSGGQRLDMGPASCGDPQCEADHGYSGTIAQEDIVLRISAEADGLQAVQDAKLFARALRAVNTGSPAPARHAPSATHPRPRMGVFANRLSRGHKR